TCACGATTCTCCACGACCTGCGACCCCAGGATCATTTTAGTATCATCGGATTTTCCAACCGCATCAAAGTGTGGAAGGACCATTTGGTGTCGGTGACTCCCGACAACGTGAGAGACGGCAAAGTCTACATTCACCATATGTCGCCCACCGGAGGTAAATACGAGACCTTGTGTTCTTGTTGCCTTTGACGTGGTAGTAAGCGAGTAGCCAGTTTTCTGCCAGGAGACGAGGATTTGAAAGCTGAAGCTGATCACAGGAAAGCAGATAAAGGTGAGAGCTTTCCCAGaagcttctgtttctctgagcACCAAGTCTGGAAATTCTCATCTTCCAGGCCCTGAACTGATGATGGTCAGGTTAAGTTAGGGGGAAAATACCTGATAGGTTTTGGAGACTTTCCTGGTTTATCTCATGGATCCGAACAATGAAGCAGTTTTTGGAAACTGCTCTTGGGTGAGGAACCAAAGCCAAAGAGATGTTTCGACGTTTCGGCAGCTCGGGCGCTGGCACCTTGGGAGGCAGCGTGTGGGACAGGGCTGCTGAGCTGTTCGCCTCCCGGCAGGGCTGTGCTAGTGAGCAGAGCACACGCCCCAGGCGGCCAGGGAGATGCAGCGCACAGGGAGAGTCCTGGGCTCTGAGTCTTGGCACGCGTGGGTTGGGTATGTTGCCCGGGGAAGAGTGTGGAGGATGGAACAGTTGTTCCAggatgtggggagaggagagaaccAGAACGGGGTGTTACCCAGCCGTGCTTCTGCGCCGGACGTGGGGGTCCCTGTCGCTGCTCTCTCCGTCTCCAGTACAGTGGCCCCGTGTTCAGCACTGGAGCGTGTGTGGAAGTTCGTCCAGGCTCCCTCCGCCCTTTCCGCGAGGGCCTTTACAGAGACGCcgtctcctggggctgctgtctcAGTCAATTCTAATTTAGTTACTGGGGAACCTAGAAAAATCCAGTTCAGTTTTCTTCCTGcatttttcatctttcctctgTGTATTGTTTTCTCGCCACGATGAAGCTCTGATTTCCCAAATGAACTTCGTTTAGAATTTGATCGTGCTTGGATGGATCTGACTGCCATGGCATTTCCTGCCGGTCTCCACAACAGTGTGGTCTAGGAACCGATTTACTGGGTGATGAAAGAGATGGAAGATTGGATGTAATAATACGGGAGGAAGTAGGGGTAAGACAGGTCCTTGAGGGAGGAAACTCTTCATCTTTGTATGGCCCGTGGTTCCCAGCGCAGGTCCTGATGTGTGTAGCTCGTGCTCAACGAGTATTTGTTGAACTGAATGCATTTCAGCAGCACTCCTCACTATTAGTAACagggtgtgtgcctgtgtgtgtgtgtgtgtgttggcagagGGCATGGGGATAAAGCTTTAGGGAACAGCTGAGGCGTATTATGTCATTTTGGAATCCACCCCTTAGAAACCTTattagtttcctttattttcatctcCGCATTTCAGCACCTCAAGCTCTCCAGGTGAACAGAAAGTCAGTCTGTTCATTCCTCTCAGAGAAGCGGAACGGTAGGGTTGGCGCATAGGTTCTTAAGCCAGACTGTCTGGATCTGAAGCCAGCCCCACCGTCTATGAGCCATTGGCTGTGTCTGTACCCAAGTACGCAACTCAGTTGTAGACAGTAATGGGACTGTGACGAGGATAAAATCAGTTAAAATACCTGGAGTGCTTAAAACAGTGGCCGACACACGGGCAGTCCTCTTTCAGAGTGAGACGTGGCCATCTTCACCCAAGCAGTCCCTCTTGCTGGTGCATTGGGGTCCTCTGTTCactgagggtggggaggaactCTCTGCAGGGTGGCCTGGCGGCTCTGTGGGGCGTCTCCCTGTGGAGGGCACTTTCCTGTTCTTAAGAGCTGGGGACACATCCTGGCTTTGCATAGGTGTGATCCACACCCTGCTGTGCCTCGGTGTCTGGAACTAAGAAAGCTAAGTTGGTCCCTTCCCCTGGGCTTTCCCTGGCCTTAAAGTAGAATAAATATTTGGCACCACTGCCAAGTTCtcatttaaagggaaaataaagaccTGCCTTTTTGTCCAGGTTCACACATCCAGAGGTCATGTGCAGCTAGGCTGGACATTCAGAAAGGCAAGTTAATGAGCCCAAAGAAACGCTAAATACTGTTTTAGCTGTAACTTTTCCTGACGTTCAAACTCAGTGTGCATCTCAGAATTATCAGTGTGTTCGCACAGACCTAgccatgtatttttatgtttttagccAGAAATTCTGGAGAGTGTGAAACAATGGGGAGAAATTACCTGGTTCACTCAGACACAGTACATTTTGCGGCTGGTTAAAAATCACTCCGGACAGGGTGATGGATCATGGTGATGGGTATACAGCTTTATAAACTTACTAAAAGTAAGCGTGGACCTAAAGTGAgtgccttttctttccctctgggaCTTGCACTCCCTCCAGATTCCTGTACCTGTACCTTCCTGCCCTTTGCAAAGCTATTCCCAGAAAAGGAGTAGGAACCACCATTGCAAAGGTATCGAAGATGTCTAAGTGAAGGGGTTCGTTCAGGAGAAGGCACATACCCTGGGATAATTCCGGGTCATTCTCATTCATTTAGTAACCCCTTGGAAGTGTCTGCTAGGCTGGTGTCACCCCATAGGTGCAGGTGACTTCTTTCCCCACTCACGTTCTCCTGCTCGAATGGTGGCGGGTGACACACGGCCAAGCCCATGCGCCCAGGTGTAGAATATGGGCACACGGGCTTGAGCGGGCGCCTTGTGGTGTCCCCCAGGCACAGACATCAATGGGGCCCTGCAGAGGGGCATCAAGCTGCTCAACGACTATGTGGCCCACAACGACATCGAAGACCGCAGTGTGTCCCTCATCGTCTTCCTGACCGATGGGAAACCCACCGTCGGGGAGACCCACACTCTCAAGATTCTCAACAACACCAAGGAGGCGGCCCGAGGCCAAGTCTGCATCTTCACCATCGGCATCGGGAACGACGTGGACTTCATGCTGCTGGAGAAACTGTCGCTGGAGAACTGTGGCCTCACACGGCGTGTCCTTGAGGAGGACGACGCAGGCTCACAGCTCATCGGGTCTGTACGTCCGTCTTCTCCACGCAGGGGGACTCGGGCTctcaggagggggaggagggttgtGGGGTCGTAGCTCACTACACTGGGAGATGTCCTAAGGGATGCTTAACCCAGGTCCATCGGGTTCAGATTCTGGGTCCTGCTTTGTGACTTTAGGCAAAGTGGAAGCCAGTCTTGCTCGGTATCGTCATCTATAAAGCGAGGATTGTGGTCAGTCCACGGAATTGAATGAGAAAACCAGTGTGAAGTATTGGCAGGACGGCTGCTGCATGTTGGGGGGTCTGCTAGCTCCTATGGTCGTAACTGTCTTCTTGACAGTTCTAGTGAATTTTCTGGCTGGTTGTCTAGTGTTTGCTCTAATTCCCCCTGAGGCGTACGTAGGAAGAGAGGCGCTGTCTCCATTTTGGGTACTGGGTAACACTGGCCACTGATTCTCTTACTGTTTTGAGGTGGAGAAGAAACTAGTTCTTGGGTTTTCTGTCTCCATTTGGAGCCTTCCCGCAGCTGTCATTTGCCAAAAACAAGTGTGACCTCGCCGCTGACTCGAGCACGTGCTGACACTCCATTCCACGTGATGAGCTTGGTGATGAGCTTGGGTCTTCTTTACAGCAGATACAGtagatatttaaaaggaaaagtgaggTTTGGGTAGATTCGCAGCTGTCCAGTAGCCATACTCAAGGAATATTCATTAATGATAAACCTAATTGGAGGTCTCCGAAGTGGGCAGTAAAGGTGGGTCCTTGGTTCGGGGCTCGTCACCATTCTCCCCCTCCCGCAGCGTTTTggtcaaagatttctttttcttcttcttttctttttttttaaaagattttatttatttatttgaaagagagagagagagacagcatgaacacggggaaagggagagggaaaagcagactccccactgagcggggagcccgatgtggggctccatcccaggaccctgggatcatgacctgagctaaaggcagatgcttagctgactgagccacccaggtgccccatggtcaGAGatctaaataaaaagatttgcttcccacattttcaaaattactcaAAACTATATAAAAAGAGGGAGAATGTAGTGCATTATATATTAAGATTTAGTAATGCTCTCAAAAACAGAAGCAATGACTGTGAAACATACCAGCTGCCCTGCTGTATTTCCAAAACTATCATCGATACTCAACAGCTAGCGAGAACTCACGATGCACCAGGCTTTCCTACATCTGTTGTCTCTGGCAAGCCTCACAGCCTGGGAGTGGCGTAGTAGCATCCAAGAAAGTTGCCACCAGATGACCCTCTCCCGTATTATCTGGACACACTGGATTCTGCTCCAGGAAGTCGCTCAGAGACTCCTGTTCCTTCCCTTTGGTGGCTCTTCCCCCTTAGGTGTCGTCTTTAGCTGCAGGGTTGAAATTAGGTCCCTATCATTTGTAAATTCTAGCCccaaagagggggaaagaaaaaccagattaagaagccatttttttttttttcaagcaagcATTGCAGAAGTTGTCCATCTCACTTCTACTCACACTCCGTCGGTGAGAATGTGGTCATATTTGGCCCGAATAGAGGCTAAGAGATGTAGTTGACAGCTGGTGGGTAGAActcaggaaagaagggaagaaggagcagTTGCTTCAACATTCCAACTTTAGAGAGGAGGAGCCCGAAGTTCAGAGAGGCTACACTACACGCCCCAAGACACACAGCCAGGAAGGGGCTAAGCTGGTTTCCACAGCCTGTGCTGTCTAGATCTTTGGAAAGGGGATTTTGCTGGTCCCCTTACTCAGCAGAAAGCACCCTTGGAACAACCAGGAGAAAAGCTAAAGTGAGCAAATGAGGCGTTACACACAAGCCTAACCTCAGCGTCAAGATGAGATTCCTCAAGGGTAATGGTCTTAAGCGCACCTGGAACACGTGTTTGGTTCAAAGGAACATGTCTTACGAGGCCCTTTGAGAAATGTGGTTAGGTACATAAGGAAAGTTACCGAGAGGCCGCTCAGCTGGGGATGCTTGAGTCCGTGTCATATGAAGAACAGCTCAGGAAGCGGAGTGGGCGGGGGTTGGCCGGGCGGCACACAGATTTCAGGAGCACACAGTAGTGTCCAAGACGTTTAAATGCCGGTGTTTTTCAAGGATCTGAACATTGAGGGTAGATTAGACTCCTCACACCGTGTTGCTCCGGAAGCAGAAGAGTACAGTACGTGGAAACTGGAGGAAGCAGGGTGTGAGCTACTCCCGGGGCTCCCCTTCTCGTGGGAACCgctggaaggaggagggaagcctGTGTGGTAGTGAGTTCTCCGTCACCAGGGGTGTTCAAGCCACTGCTGTGCCATGAAGTGTTCTGCTGGGCAGTGCTGACGTGAGGGGCCTCTAAGACCTTGGTCCCTGGCAGATAGAACCCGTCCTGCTGCGCCCACCGCGGGCCCTgactctgtccctctgtccttccgCCACAGGTTCTACGATGAGATCAGGACGCCTCTCCTCTCCGACATCCGCGTGGATTATCCGCCGGCCATGGTGGAGCAGGCCACCAGGACCCTGTTCCCCAACTACTTCAACGGCTCGGAGATCGTCATCGCGGGGAAGCTGGCCGACAGCAAGGCGGGTCAGCTGCACGTGGAGGTCACGGCCAGCAACAGCAAGAAGTTCGTCATCCTGAAGACAGACGTGCCTGTGGAGCCCCAGAGGGTGGGGGGCGGCGCGGGGGCCCCCAACCACGTGGAGCGGCTCTGGAGCTACCTGACGGTGAAGGAGCTGCTGAGCTCCTGGCGCCACAGCCGCGACGCGCAGGAGAAGGAGCGCCTGAGGCAGCAGGCgcaggccctggccctggcctaCCGCTTCCTCACCCCGCTCACCGCCTTGAACTTGCGGAGGTCAGCGGCGCCCGCCGAGACGCCGGAGGCCGTCGTGGGCCCCGAGACCGTGATGCAGAGCCTGCGGGGCGACCCCCCGCAGCCaggtgagcaggggtgggggtcccCCCGCCAGCCCCAGCCACTGTCCCCTGAGGGAGGGCGACACTGCTGTGTTTGTGGGGCTGCAAGGGTCAGAGCTCTGAAGAAAGTCAGAAGTGGGGCATTCCTCCCAGAAATGTCCTGGGGAAAGTCAGTTTATGGGTAAATCGTCAGGGTCAGGGGCCTACCCCATGGCGGGCAGTACTGGAGGCTCCAGGCAAGAACAAAGCCCAACGTTTCAGTGTCCTCCGGCCTCAGTGAGTCCCTCAGAGCTCTGCCTTCTACCAGCCGGGTGTGCAGGTTCCCAAAGCTGGGGGAACGGGGATGgttgtgtgggggtggggaagtggggtgCGGGGGGGCATCTAGAGATAAGCCGCGTCCCTGGCAAACACACAGCCTCCAAGGGGGTCCTGCCTCCTTCGCTTGCACCCCTGCCTCCAGGAAGGGGAGAAGGTCTTCCCCTCCGACTCTGGGTTCGTCTCGTCCTGACCACGGATGTGAACACCAAAGTGGCGGATTCTCGACATCACGCAGAATCTAAGCAGAAACCATCCTTTCCAGTCTCGTGCTGTTTTGTCGGGAGGAAATCAGTACCACAAGCGGAGGAAAGGAGAGTGAAAGGCGTCCGCCCAAGCAGAGCCTTACAACCTCAGTAATAACCGCTTGTGGCAAACAGCGTGGTTTttacattttgacatttttattaaattcctgCCAAGGTCATATCTCCTAAAGAAAGGGAACGGACAGGGACCCAGAGCCTACAAACGCTGTCTCGTTTATTCCTCCCACTCTAAGCTCTGCGCAGCCCCTGGGTGTGGTAGAACGAGCGTAAGGGTAGGATGTAAGCGTAGCTGTTTCTGCTGCGTGGCTCGGGGCAGGTGTCTGAATatctctgggcttctgtttcctgGTCTATAAAACGTGGATACGAATGATTTCTCTGAAGGGCCGTTACAAGGGTTCGGTGTGTTAGAGTCTTTGGTACAAAGCTAGTGTCTTGGAAATGTTAGATCCCTCTGCCACGAGGGATGTAGAACTAGACATTTAGGTTCAGATTATAACTATATCTGGACtataactgtttttttaaaaatattttttattttttaaactgaaaagtaACAAAgtttaccatcttaatcatttttgagTGTACAGCTCAGTATTATGAAGTATATTCACAGGATCTTTCAGAACTTTTTTCGTCTTGCAAACATGAGACTCTGTACCCACAAAACAACTCTACCCAACCCTAGATTCCATAACTGTTCATTACGTATGACAGCGCCTTCCCTTCCTGTACAAGCAGAAACCCTAGACCGGAAGAATACAATCGGATTTATAGAAGAGTAAAATAACCAAGTCTTCTCATGGTTCCCCTTCTCTTGTGTGTTGTGTGGCCAAGCTCCTTCTTTGAACAGATGTTTTTAACTGAGCACAACTGCATTGAAAGCTGCATTTTCCTCGCCCCAGACCTCGTGCCTGTACCTCTCCTCTCATCCTCCTTAATGGTAACAGTGCGGTTCTCCTCTTTCTAGGCCCTGCTCTCCAGAAACCATACAGCCCAAGAATTAAAGTCTCCAAAACctcaggtaaagaaaaaaatgtggttgTGTGTCACTTGAGGGCTGAGGTGTTTTCCAGATGGAGGGCCCACAGTTCCCTGGCATTAAAATGCCCAGCCTTGCCTCTTACTGTACAGACAAATATTTAACTGGCAATAAAATACAGGACCCACGGTCGTTCAGCAAAAGGCAGCGGCAGGAGGCAGTTCTGAGAACCAGGGCGGCCAGGAAACCGTAAACACTGTGGCTGCCTCCCCAAGGAGCCTGGCAGGGCTGACAGCAGGACAGACGGGCAGCAGAGGCCCATTTGCATCATGACTGAGTTTAGAAGTTACTTTTTTCAAAGACGTGATATATACGTGCTTCGGCTCACGGTGGTTCAAGTATCTGTGATGtgcagtttattattattattatgttgagCTTCGGCTTTAGAAGGGAAAGATCAATAGGATACCATAAAATTCCCTTTGGCCAGCTTCCTGGGATATAATAAGCATCCAGATGGAACAGCAACACGAAGGTGGGGTTTTAGTCTTGCAATGTACACGCCTTCCTTCCTCAGTCTCTTCCTGCCTAGCGGCTGATGTGCTCGACGTGCCAGGAGCGTTCTGGAGATAGCCAGGCCGAGAAGGACGCACGCGGTCCCTGACGGGGCAAGCACAACTCTTTTGAACACGCACATGCTTTGTGGAATTCGAGGAAACTTCCCTCTTGGATGCTGCGTGAAGTAATGAGCGCCAGACATCTCCTCCCCTTTTTGAAACAAGCAGCATCCTTCCTGGTGACAGGATTTGGATGATTTGAGTAGAAATGATGTGGTGTGACCACAAGAAACTCTCAAAGAACTGTCACGTGGTCACAGTCATACCTACAGGGTACCAAAAACATGGACCAGGACTTTGGTCTCCTAGGGGTGTCTTTTTTGCTTTCTGCCCTCATCTGCAAAAGACCAGTATCTTGTATTTGTCTATCATGGGGTGCTGGAGGCGCGTCCCAGAGAGATCAGCCAGCTTCTTTCCTGGGCCTTTCTGAGTCATGCTAGGAACAggaaggggttttgtttttttagcggTTGCACTGAGGACATTAATTTGCTTGTGACTTGAAAAGACTGACCCTCTCCAGgcttgtgtacatgtgtgtgcacggAACACAGAAAGGCCTTCAGAAACATGCCGTGTTTGGCATAAAAATCAGGAAGAAGCTAACTCTCTAGTCTTGTGAGGGGAGAGAGTTGGTGTAAACGGTCGGGAATTATTTGTCGTGCAGGAAGAGGCAAGGCTGTTCGTGCTGACTAGAGGCGAAAATGAGGGGAACGCACAAGCACCAGAGACGGGCCACGGGCTTTGGTCTCCGCTGTGGGCAAAACTCTGAGAGCGTTGAGGTCCAAGTGCCCGAGAGGCAGGACTTCCACGGCCATCGCCGACCATcctccctaacccccagtgtCTCTGAACCCCTCATGGTCACCGCCCTCAGTCGGGTTTGCTGGTGGCCACTGTCACACAGGGACTAACCCCGTGGCGCTCCGGTGACAGGAGAGGGAGGGTTCACATCCGCATCTCCTGCCTGGGGTGGCCAGAGGAGACAGGAAATGATTTTCGGTGGCTGAAGTGTGGTGACAGGATCATGTCTGGGTGTAGGGACCCGAGTTCACGGATGCACCTCGCACACCATGTAACGCTGGTGTGTTGCTTCAGCCCCGGGCACCTTCCCCACTTGGACGTCGAGGATCAGTGACGGGTGAAATAAACAGTGCATGAGCCAGGAGAAGGGAGTGTGTACACACAGAAGGCACCTCATGAATGTCTTgtgtctctcgctctctcctgGTTTTGCCTGCTGGTCTGGCAGCGGATGGAGACCCCCATTTTGTCGTGGATTTCCCCCTGAGCAAGCTCACCGTCTGCTTCAACATCGATGGGCAGCCGGGGGACATCCTGAGGCTCGTCTCTGATCACGCGGACTCTGGTACGTTCTGTGACCTCTGGGCAAGTGTAATGTAGGTAAGACTGCCCCCCTCTGTTCTTGAGACGGACGGCCACGAAGATAAGGGGGTACATCACAGACACGCACTGAGGACTGTGAGTGCTTCATTAAAGGAAGTCGACGGTGGGGCTTGGAGTCAGGAAGACAAACACTGGAAGCCCTGCTCGGACTTGAGCCTTGTAACCCGGAGGCCGTGGTATTTGCTCTGCCAGTCTCACCAGGCTATTGCAAAGGCCAAATTCCGTAACAGATGCGAAGTCGTTTTGTAAATGCACAGGGGCTGTAGAGATTCAGGATCTGTTATTGTTACCACATCTCTCCATTCCAAAACCAAAACGGTGGGACAGCTGGAGCCCTAAAACCAGCCCTTGTGTTCCTCTGCAGGGCAGACGTGAAGCCCCCAGCTCTGTGTGCACGGAACTCGGAGGTGAACAGGGTTCTGACCCCTGCActctggggaggggctggctgaAAGGGGTCAGTATATGCACAGCCCTCGAGCCACACGCAGGTAGCAGTGCCCGAGGGATGGCCGTGTGGCTGTTCTCGGTTCCAGGAGGATGCCTTTCTTGAAGGCCAGGTGACGCGTGACGCAGTTACGGAAGGTGTGGTCCCAGGGCTCCTGTTCTGCCTTGTTCTCTTGCAAGGCTTCCTCCTAGCTTTTGACCTAAATCTCAACTTGTCCTAACttaggctcagcagggagatggGGGCCTGActgtaccccctccccccaccaccgaAGGCGCCCACTTTCCTAGGGACTGTTTCTGGCGTCTTTGTGATCAGGATGGCATCCGGGATGGGAAAGAGCCAGAGAATCCTGGAGCCCTGAGGGTTCCGTACCTGGCTCCTGTTCAGGCTGCGatttctcctccctgccccttccccttgccccGGGGAGGACAAGCCTACACCTTGCTTCCTTGGGTCCAGCGTATTCATAACAAGGGGACGGCGTCTCTCACACCTTCACGCATGCGTGCCTTCACTCATCCAACAGGACCAAGTGGCCCCTTCCCGCGGGTCAGACGGTGCCCTAACCACTGCCTTTGtcccctctgccttccaggtGTGACGGTGAACGGAGAGCTGATTGGGGCCCCGGCGCCCCCAAGCGGCCACAAGAAGCAGCGCACCTACTTCCGCACCATCACCATCCTCGTCAACAAGCCGGAGAGGTCTTACCTGGAGATCACACCCAGCAGAGTCATCTTGGACGGTGGGGAGAGGCTGGTCCTCCCCTGCAACCAGAGCGCGGTGGCGGGGAGTCGGGGGCTGGAGGTGTCTGTGTCCGCGAACGCCAACGTCACCGTCACCATCCAGGGCAGCATCGCCTTCGTCATCCTCATTCACCTGTACAGAAAGCCGGCGCCCTACCAGCGAAACCACCTGGGTTTCTACATCGCCAACAGCAAAGGCCTCTCTGGCAACTGCCACGGACTGTTAGGTAGGCAGCTGCTCTCACGCTGGCGCAAAGCCCAGAAGTCAGCTTCCCAGCGTGAGGCTGCTGTTGCCAGCACGGTTAGCTCGCCTGAGCAGTGCAGTCATGAGATGCCAGGCCTCGCTCCCTGGTGACTTTCTAGAATGGGAAGGGGCTGCATCCGCTAGTTCTCACCGGCCTTCTGGAAAAGTGAGCAAAGACTTCGGGGCTCACCCTCTTGAGGTC
This genomic interval from Mustela erminea isolate mMusErm1 chromosome 6, mMusErm1.Pri, whole genome shotgun sequence contains the following:
- the ITIH5 gene encoding inter-alpha-trypsin inhibitor heavy chain H5, whose translation is MLLLLGLCLGLPLCAGSLEDARTRDDTSDRVGPRVPRQARLLQRLKTKPLMTEFSVKSTIISRYAFTTVSCRMLNRASEDQEIEFQLQIPAAAFLTNFTMLIGDKVYQGEITGREKKNGDKVKEKRNKTSEDNGEKGTDMFRASVVIPSKDKAAFLLSYEELLRRRLGKYEHVISVRPQQLVGRLMVEVNILERSGIESLEVLPLQHSRQKGSGRGEDDSGPPPSTVINRNDTFAKVTFKPSVVQQARIAQNGVLGDFIIRYDVSREQSIGDIQVLNGYFVHYFAPRDLPPLPKNVVFVLDSSASMVGTKLRQTKDALFTILHDLRPQDHFSIIGFSNRIKVWKDHLVSVTPDNVRDGKVYIHHMSPTGGTDINGALQRGIKLLNDYVAHNDIEDRSVSLIVFLTDGKPTVGETHTLKILNNTKEAARGQVCIFTIGIGNDVDFMLLEKLSLENCGLTRRVLEEDDAGSQLIGFYDEIRTPLLSDIRVDYPPAMVEQATRTLFPNYFNGSEIVIAGKLADSKAGQLHVEVTASNSKKFVILKTDVPVEPQRVGGGAGAPNHVERLWSYLTVKELLSSWRHSRDAQEKERLRQQAQALALAYRFLTPLTALNLRRSAAPAETPEAVVGPETVMQSLRGDPPQPGPALQKPYSPRIKVSKTSADGDPHFVVDFPLSKLTVCFNIDGQPGDILRLVSDHADSGVTVNGELIGAPAPPSGHKKQRTYFRTITILVNKPERSYLEITPSRVILDGGERLVLPCNQSAVAGSRGLEVSVSANANVTVTIQGSIAFVILIHLYRKPAPYQRNHLGFYIANSKGLSGNCHGLLGQFLSRDARLTAEPSGPPSPKAGKPAETVLKVRGHQVPVVWKQRKIYNGEEQVDCWFARSNAAKLIDGEYRDYLASHPFDAQTSFGPRPSSGL